The genomic stretch TTCTTGAAGTCTGGAGCCCTTCTTTTGTGCCCATCGGGGTCTGAATTTTATGGAGGATTATAATATATGGTAATGGACTATATTCCCATATTCATATTTTTCGTGATCGCGGTAGGATTTGCTATCATTACCATCTTCCTTTCAGCCATTATCGGAAAACGAAAAATAACTCCTCAGAAAATGATCCCCTATGAATGCGGAATGGACCCTGTCGGCCAAGCCCGCAACCCCTTTTCCGTGAAGTTCTATATTATCGCCATGCTATTTATCATCTTCGACATTGAAGCCGTTTTTCTCTACCCCTGGGCTGTAATTTTCAAGGAACTCAAGATCTTTGGTCTGGTGGAGATGGCCGTCTTTATCGCCATCCTCCTCGTGGGCTTCATTTACGTCTGGAAAAAAGGAGCCTTGGAATGGGAATAGAAGCGCATTTGGGAAATAATGTCTTAACCGCCTCCCTGGAAAAACTGGTCAACTGGGCCCGGCGTTCCTCTCTCTGGCCAGCGGGGTTTGGACTGGCCTGCTGCGCTCTGGAGATGC from Deltaproteobacteria bacterium encodes the following:
- the ndhC gene encoding NADH-quinone oxidoreductase subunit A, with the protein product MVMDYIPIFIFFVIAVGFAIITIFLSAIIGKRKITPQKMIPYECGMDPVGQARNPFSVKFYIIAMLFIIFDIEAVFLYPWAVIFKELKIFGLVEMAVFIAILLVGFIYVWKKGALEWE